The Lagenorhynchus albirostris chromosome 6, mLagAlb1.1, whole genome shotgun sequence genome includes a window with the following:
- the METTL5 gene encoding rRNA N6-adenosine-methyltransferase METTL5 isoform X1: MKKLRLKELESRLQQVDGFEKPKLLLEQYPTRPHIAACMLYTIHNTYDDIENKVVADLGCGCGVLSIGTAMLGAGLCVGFDIDEDALEIFNRNVEEFELTNVDMVQCDVCSLSNRMSKSFDTVIMNPPFGTKNNKGTDMAFLKTALEMARTAVYSLHKSSTREHIQKKAAEWKIKIDIIAGGFCFVELRYDLPASYKFHKRKSVDIEVDLIRFSF; the protein is encoded by the exons atgaagaaaTTAAGGCTTAAGGAACTAGAGAGTCGCCTGCAACAAGTGGATGGATTCGAAAAGCCCAAGCTCCTTCTAGAACAGTATCCAACCAGGCCGCACATTGCAG CATGTATGCTCTATACAATTCATAACACATATGATGACATTGAAAATAAAGTGGTTGCAGATCTAGGATGTGGCTGTGGAGTGCTTAGCATCGGAACTGCAATGCTGGGAGCAGG gTTGTGTGTTGGATTTGACATAGATGAAGATGCATTGGAAATATTTAATAGGAATGTAGAAGAGTTTGAGTTAACAAATGTTGACATGGTTCAGTGTGACGTGTGCTCATTATCTAACAGAATGTCCAAGTCATTTGATACAGTAATTATGAATCCTCCCTTTGGgaccaaaaataataaag GGACAGATATGGCCTTTCTGAAGACTGCTTTGGAAATGGCAAGAACAGCAGTATATTCTTTACACAAATCCTCAACTAGAGAA catattcaaaagaaagctgcagaatGGAAAATCAAGATAGATATTATTGCAG GTGGCTTTTGTTTTGTAGAGCTACGGTATGACCTGCCGGCATCATACAAgtttcataaaagaaaatca GTGGACATTGAAGTGGACCTAATtcggttttctttttaa
- the METTL5 gene encoding rRNA N6-adenosine-methyltransferase METTL5 isoform X2, whose protein sequence is MKKLRLKELESRLQQVDGFEKPKLLLEQYPTRPHIAACMLYTIHNTYDDIENKVVADLGCGCGVLSIGTAMLGAGLCVGFDIDEDALEIFNRNVEEFELTNVDMVQCDVCSLSNRMSKSFDTVIMNPPFGTKNNKGTDMAFLKTALEMARTAVYSLHKSSTREHIQKKAAEWKIKIDIIAELRYDLPASYKFHKRKSVDIEVDLIRFSF, encoded by the exons atgaagaaaTTAAGGCTTAAGGAACTAGAGAGTCGCCTGCAACAAGTGGATGGATTCGAAAAGCCCAAGCTCCTTCTAGAACAGTATCCAACCAGGCCGCACATTGCAG CATGTATGCTCTATACAATTCATAACACATATGATGACATTGAAAATAAAGTGGTTGCAGATCTAGGATGTGGCTGTGGAGTGCTTAGCATCGGAACTGCAATGCTGGGAGCAGG gTTGTGTGTTGGATTTGACATAGATGAAGATGCATTGGAAATATTTAATAGGAATGTAGAAGAGTTTGAGTTAACAAATGTTGACATGGTTCAGTGTGACGTGTGCTCATTATCTAACAGAATGTCCAAGTCATTTGATACAGTAATTATGAATCCTCCCTTTGGgaccaaaaataataaag GGACAGATATGGCCTTTCTGAAGACTGCTTTGGAAATGGCAAGAACAGCAGTATATTCTTTACACAAATCCTCAACTAGAGAA catattcaaaagaaagctgcagaatGGAAAATCAAGATAGATATTATTGCAG AGCTACGGTATGACCTGCCGGCATCATACAAgtttcataaaagaaaatca GTGGACATTGAAGTGGACCTAATtcggttttctttttaa
- the METTL5 gene encoding rRNA N6-adenosine-methyltransferase METTL5 isoform X3, translating into MLYTIHNTYDDIENKVVADLGCGCGVLSIGTAMLGAGLCVGFDIDEDALEIFNRNVEEFELTNVDMVQCDVCSLSNRMSKSFDTVIMNPPFGTKNNKGTDMAFLKTALEMARTAVYSLHKSSTREHIQKKAAEWKIKIDIIAGGFCFVELRYDLPASYKFHKRKSVDIEVDLIRFSF; encoded by the exons ATGCTCTATACAATTCATAACACATATGATGACATTGAAAATAAAGTGGTTGCAGATCTAGGATGTGGCTGTGGAGTGCTTAGCATCGGAACTGCAATGCTGGGAGCAGG gTTGTGTGTTGGATTTGACATAGATGAAGATGCATTGGAAATATTTAATAGGAATGTAGAAGAGTTTGAGTTAACAAATGTTGACATGGTTCAGTGTGACGTGTGCTCATTATCTAACAGAATGTCCAAGTCATTTGATACAGTAATTATGAATCCTCCCTTTGGgaccaaaaataataaag GGACAGATATGGCCTTTCTGAAGACTGCTTTGGAAATGGCAAGAACAGCAGTATATTCTTTACACAAATCCTCAACTAGAGAA catattcaaaagaaagctgcagaatGGAAAATCAAGATAGATATTATTGCAG GTGGCTTTTGTTTTGTAGAGCTACGGTATGACCTGCCGGCATCATACAAgtttcataaaagaaaatca GTGGACATTGAAGTGGACCTAATtcggttttctttttaa
- the SSB gene encoding lupus La protein isoform X3 has translation MEISEDKTKIRRSPSKPLPEVTDEYKNDVKNRSVYIKGFPIDATLDDIKEWLEDKGQVLNIQMRRTLHKAFKGSIFAVFDTIESAKKFVETTGQKYKDTDLLILFKEDYFAKKNEERKQNKIEAKLRAKQEQEEKQKLAENAEMKSLEEKIGCLLKFSGDLDDQTCREDLHILFSNHGEIKWIDFVRGAKEGIILFKEKAKEALDKAKDANNGNLQLRNKEVTWEVLEGDVEKEALKKIIEDQQESLNKWKSKGRRFKGKGKGNKAAQIGSAKGKVQFQGKKTKFDSDDEHDENDASRPEKRAREETDKEEEPASKQQKTENGAGDQ, from the exons ATGGAAATAAGTgaagataaaactaaaattagaagatCTCCAAGCAAACCCCTCCCTGAAGTGACTGATGAGtataaaaatgatgtaaaaaacAGATCTGTTTATATT AAAGGCTTCCCAATTGATGCAACCCTTGATGACATAAAAGAATGGTTGGAAGATAAAGGTCAGGTACTAAATATTCAGATGAGAAGAACATTGCACAAAGCATTTAAG GGATCAATATTTGCTGTATTTGATACCATTGAATCTGCTAAGAAGTTTGTTGAGACCACTGGCCAGAAgtacaaagacacagacctgctaatACTTTTCAA GGAAGAttactttgcaaaaaaaaatgaagaaagaaagcaaaataaaatcgaAGCTAAATTACGAGCTAAACA agagcaagaagaaaaacaaaagttagcaGAAAATGCTGAAATG aaatctCTAGAAGAAAAGATTGGCTGCTTGCTGAAATTCTCGGGGGACTTAGATGATCAGACGTGTAGAGAAGATTTGCATATCCTTTTCTCAAATCATGGTGAAATAAAATGGATAGACTTTGTCAGAGGAGCCAAAGAG GGAATAattctgtttaaagaaaaagctAAGGAAGCACTGGATAAAGCAAAAGATGCAAATAATGGTAACCTACAATTAAGGAACAAAGAGGTCACCTGGGAAGTACTAGAAGGAGATGTGGAAAAAGAagcattgaaaaaaataatagaagatcAACAAGAATCCCTAAACAAGTGGAAGTCAAAAG GTCGCagatttaaaggaaaaggaaagggaaataaagcTGCCCAGATTGGGTCTGCTAAAGGAAAAGTACAGTTTCAGGGCAAGAAAACTAAATTTGACAGTGATGATGAACATGATGAAAATGATGCATCTA GGCCagagaaaagagcaagagaagaaacagacaaagaagAAGAACCTGcatcaaaacaacagaaaacagaaaatggtgCGGGAGACCAGTaa
- the SSB gene encoding lupus La protein isoform X1, giving the protein MAENGDNEKMAALEAKICHQIEYYFGDFNLPRDKFLKEQIKLDEGWVPLEIMIKFNRLNRLTTDFNVIVEALSKSKAELMEISEDKTKIRRSPSKPLPEVTDEYKNDVKNRSVYIKGFPIDATLDDIKEWLEDKGQVLNIQMRRTLHKAFKGSIFAVFDTIESAKKFVETTGQKYKDTDLLILFKEDYFAKKNEERKQNKIEAKLRAKQEQEEKQKLAENAEMKSLEEKIGCLLKFSGDLDDQTCREDLHILFSNHGEIKWIDFVRGAKEGIILFKEKAKEALDKAKDANNGNLQLRNKEVTWEVLEGDVEKEALKKIIEDQQESLNKWKSKGRRFKGKGKGNKAAQIGSAKGKVQFQGKKTKFDSDDEHDENDASRPEKRAREETDKEEEPASKQQKTENGAGDQ; this is encoded by the exons TATTATTTTGGTGACTTCAATTTGCCACGCgacaaatttttaaaggaacagatCAAACTGGATGAAGGCTGGGTACCTTTGGAGATAATGATAAAATTTAATAG gTTAAACCGTCTAACAACAGACTTTAATGTAATAGTAGAAGCATTGAGCAAATCAAAGGCGGAACTTATGGAAATAAGTgaagataaaactaaaattagaagatCTCCAAGCAAACCCCTCCCTGAAGTGACTGATGAGtataaaaatgatgtaaaaaacAGATCTGTTTATATT AAAGGCTTCCCAATTGATGCAACCCTTGATGACATAAAAGAATGGTTGGAAGATAAAGGTCAGGTACTAAATATTCAGATGAGAAGAACATTGCACAAAGCATTTAAG GGATCAATATTTGCTGTATTTGATACCATTGAATCTGCTAAGAAGTTTGTTGAGACCACTGGCCAGAAgtacaaagacacagacctgctaatACTTTTCAA GGAAGAttactttgcaaaaaaaaatgaagaaagaaagcaaaataaaatcgaAGCTAAATTACGAGCTAAACA agagcaagaagaaaaacaaaagttagcaGAAAATGCTGAAATG aaatctCTAGAAGAAAAGATTGGCTGCTTGCTGAAATTCTCGGGGGACTTAGATGATCAGACGTGTAGAGAAGATTTGCATATCCTTTTCTCAAATCATGGTGAAATAAAATGGATAGACTTTGTCAGAGGAGCCAAAGAG GGAATAattctgtttaaagaaaaagctAAGGAAGCACTGGATAAAGCAAAAGATGCAAATAATGGTAACCTACAATTAAGGAACAAAGAGGTCACCTGGGAAGTACTAGAAGGAGATGTGGAAAAAGAagcattgaaaaaaataatagaagatcAACAAGAATCCCTAAACAAGTGGAAGTCAAAAG GTCGCagatttaaaggaaaaggaaagggaaataaagcTGCCCAGATTGGGTCTGCTAAAGGAAAAGTACAGTTTCAGGGCAAGAAAACTAAATTTGACAGTGATGATGAACATGATGAAAATGATGCATCTA GGCCagagaaaagagcaagagaagaaacagacaaagaagAAGAACCTGcatcaaaacaacagaaaacagaaaatggtgCGGGAGACCAGTaa
- the SSB gene encoding lupus La protein isoform X2, translating to MAENGDNEKMAALEAKICHQIEYYFGDFNLPRDKFLKEQIKLDEGWVPLEIMIKFNRLNRLTTDFNVIVEALSKSKAELMEISEDKTKIRRSPSKPLPEVTDEYKNDVKNRSVYIKGFPIDATLDDIKEWLEDKGQVLNIQMRRTLHKAFKGSIFAVFDTIESAKKFVETTGQKYKDTDLLILFKEDYFAKKNEERKQNKIEAKLRAKQEQEEKQKLAENAEMKSLEEKIGCLLKFSGDLDDQTCREDLHILFSNHGEIKWIDFVRGAKEGIILFKEKAKEALDKAKDANNGNLQLRNKEVTWEVLEGDVEKEALKKIIEDQQESLNKWKSKGRRFKGKGKGNKAAQIGSAKGKVQFQGKKTKFDSDDEHDENDASSKFFKVL from the exons TATTATTTTGGTGACTTCAATTTGCCACGCgacaaatttttaaaggaacagatCAAACTGGATGAAGGCTGGGTACCTTTGGAGATAATGATAAAATTTAATAG gTTAAACCGTCTAACAACAGACTTTAATGTAATAGTAGAAGCATTGAGCAAATCAAAGGCGGAACTTATGGAAATAAGTgaagataaaactaaaattagaagatCTCCAAGCAAACCCCTCCCTGAAGTGACTGATGAGtataaaaatgatgtaaaaaacAGATCTGTTTATATT AAAGGCTTCCCAATTGATGCAACCCTTGATGACATAAAAGAATGGTTGGAAGATAAAGGTCAGGTACTAAATATTCAGATGAGAAGAACATTGCACAAAGCATTTAAG GGATCAATATTTGCTGTATTTGATACCATTGAATCTGCTAAGAAGTTTGTTGAGACCACTGGCCAGAAgtacaaagacacagacctgctaatACTTTTCAA GGAAGAttactttgcaaaaaaaaatgaagaaagaaagcaaaataaaatcgaAGCTAAATTACGAGCTAAACA agagcaagaagaaaaacaaaagttagcaGAAAATGCTGAAATG aaatctCTAGAAGAAAAGATTGGCTGCTTGCTGAAATTCTCGGGGGACTTAGATGATCAGACGTGTAGAGAAGATTTGCATATCCTTTTCTCAAATCATGGTGAAATAAAATGGATAGACTTTGTCAGAGGAGCCAAAGAG GGAATAattctgtttaaagaaaaagctAAGGAAGCACTGGATAAAGCAAAAGATGCAAATAATGGTAACCTACAATTAAGGAACAAAGAGGTCACCTGGGAAGTACTAGAAGGAGATGTGGAAAAAGAagcattgaaaaaaataatagaagatcAACAAGAATCCCTAAACAAGTGGAAGTCAAAAG GTCGCagatttaaaggaaaaggaaagggaaataaagcTGCCCAGATTGGGTCTGCTAAAGGAAAAGTACAGTTTCAGGGCAAGAAAACTAAATTTGACAGTGATGATGAACATGATGAAAATGATGCATCTAGTAagttttttaaagtcctttg A